One Homo sapiens chromosome 3, GRCh38.p14 Primary Assembly genomic window carries:
- the GMPS gene encoding GMP synthase [glutamine-hydrolyzing] isoform X3 produces MQMMNKVFGGTVHKKSVREDGVFNISVDNTCSLFRGLQKEEVVLLTHGDSVDKVADGFKVVARSGNIVAGIANESKKLYGAQFHPEVGLTENGKVILKNFLYDIAGCSGTFTVQNRELECIREIKERVGTSKVLVLLSGGVDSTVCTALLNRALNQEQVIAVHIDNGFMRKRESQSVEEALKKLGIQVKVINAAHSFYNGTTTLPISDEDRTPRKRISKTLNMTTSPEEKRKIIGDTFVKIANEVIGEMNLKPEEVFLAQGTLRPDLIESASLVASGKAELIKTHHNDTELIRKLREEGKVIEPLKDFHKDEVRILGRELGLPEELVSRHPFPGPGLAIRVICAEEPYICKDFPETNNILKIVADFSASVKKPHTLLQRVKACTTEEDQEKLMQITSLHSLNAFLLPIKTVGVQGDCRSYSYVCGISSKDEPDWESLIFLARLIPRMCHNVNRVVYIFGPPVKEPPTDVTPTFLTTGVLSTLRQADFEAHNILRESGYAGKISQMPVILTPLHFDRDPLQKQPSCQRSVVIRTFITSDFMTGIPATPGNEIPVEVVLKMVTEIKKIPGISRIMYDLTSKPPGTTEWE; encoded by the exons aTGATGAATAAGGTATTTGGAGGTACTGTGCACAAAAAAAGTGTCAGAGAAGATGGAGTTTTCAACATTAGTGTGGATAATACATGTTCATTATTCAG ggGCCTTCAGAAGGAAGAAGTTGTTTTGCTTACACATGGAGATAGTGTAGACAAAGTAGCTGATGGATTCAAGGTTGTGGCACGTTCTGGAAACATAGTAGCag GCATAGCAAATGAATCTAAAAAGTTATATGGAGCACAGTTCCACCCTGAAGTTGGCCttacagaaaatggaaaagtaatACTGAAGAATTTCCTTTATGATATAGCTGGATGCAGTGGAACCTTCACCGTGCAGAACAGAGAACTTGAGTGTATTCGAGAGATCAAAGAGAGAGTAGGCACGTCAAAAGTTTTG GTTTTACTCAGTGGTGGAGTAGACTCAACAGTTTGTACAGCTTTGCTAAATCGTGCTTTGAACCAAGAACAAGTCATTGCTGTGCACATTGATAATGGCTTTATGAGAAAACGAGAAAGCCAGTCTGTTGAAGAGGCCCTCAAAAAGCTTGGAATTCAGGTCAAAG TGATAAATGCTGCTCATTCTTTCTACAATGGAACAACAACCCTACCAATATCAGATGAAGATAGAACCCCACGGAAAAGAATTAGCAAAACGTTAAATATGACCACAAGTcctgaagagaaaagaaaaatcattggGGATACTTTTGTTAAG ATTGCCAATGAAGTAATTGGAGAAATGAACTTGAAACCAGAGGAGGTTTTCCTTGCCCAAGGTACTTTACGGCCTGATCTAATTGAAAGTGCATCCCTTGTTGCAAGTGGCAAAGCTGAACTCATCAAAACCCATCACAATGACACAGAGCTCATCAGAAAGTTGAGAGAGGAG GGAAAAGTAATAGAACCTCTGAAAGATTTTCATAAAGATGAAGTGAGAATTTTGGGCAGAGAACTTGGACTTCCAGAAGAGTTAGTTTCCAGGCATCCATTTCCAG GTCCTGGCCTGGCAATCAGAGTAATATGTGCTGAAGAACCTTATATTTGTAAGGACTTTCCTGAAAccaacaatattttgaaaatagtagCTGATTTTTCTGCAAGTGTTAAAAAG CCACATACCCTATTACAGAGAGTCAAAGCCTGCACAACAGAAGAGGATCAGGAGAAGCTGATGCAAATTACCAGTCTGCATTCACTGAATGCCTTCTTGCTGCCAATTAAAACTGTAGGTGTGCAG ggtGACTGTCGTTCCTACAGTTACGTGTGTGGAATCTCCAGTAAAGATGAACCTGACTGGGAATCACTTATTTTTCTGGCTAGGCTTATACCTCGCATGTGTCACAACGTTAACAG agttgtttatatatttggCCCACCAGTTAAAGAACCTCCTACAGATGTTACTCCCACTTTCTTGACAACAGGGGTGCTCAGTACTTTACGCCAAGCTGATTTTGAGGCCCATAACATTCTCAGGGAGTCTG GGTATGCTGGGAAAATCAGCCAGATGCCGGTGATTTTGACACCATTACATTTTGATCGGGACCCACTTCAAAAGCAGCCTTCATGCCAGAGATCTGTGGTTATTCGAACCTTTATTACTAGTGACTTCATGACTGGTATACCTGCAACACCTGGCAATGAGATCCCTGTAgag gtggTATTAAAGATGGTCACTGAGATTAAGAAGATTCCTGGTATTTCTCGAATTATGTATGACTTAACATCAAAGCCCCCAGGAACTACTGAGTGGGAGTAA